A window of Glycine soja cultivar W05 chromosome 2, ASM419377v2, whole genome shotgun sequence genomic DNA:
TGATGAACACGTACTTAGTTTATAAGGCATTGTGGTTGCAGCAGATTGCGCCTGATTTATAGTTGCGCGCAAGTTCCCGGCTGCAGAAGGCAATGGACCAGAGCTTAATTGGCTATAAGGTATGGACGCCAATGATGCGGCTCGCTTTGGCCCAGATGCCAGAGCTGTCTCTTGCTGAGACTGGCTATTTAAAGCAGGGGGCATTCCACTTGACACGTGAAAATTTTTGCTGACAGGCCTGTGCATATCAAGCGCAGGAGTATGTGTAAGCAATGAAACTGAGGGAGTTACTGGCTTACCAGATACGGGCCTGGACAATGGAACTGATGCAGTCACAGGCTGATCATGTGTAGAAGACAATAGTGAAAATGATGGAATTGCGGGCACTGACAGAGTGGGTGTCTTACAAGGTGTAGGATTCAATAATGAAACTGATGGATTTGAAGGCTTCAACCAAAACCCAGAAGGTAATGAACTCACTGCACTTGTGGGTGTAGTCCCAGAAGCTGTCACATCAGGTGTAGATGTAGACAACAGAACTGATGGAATAGCAGGCTTCTGCCCAGAAGTGGGTATATCCACAGTCTTTGAGGACGCACTTGTGGTGGTAGCTGCAGTTCTGTGTTCATTAATCAACTGCTCAAGTATTTTTGGATCAGTAAATATTTTACCCAGTAAATCCATATCAATCAGGGTTCCTTGCTCATTACTCCTTATAATGGTTGCAACAACTGAAGAGGCTGCTGCTAAATCAGCTTCAGCCAATGGCCTTACACAAGGATCATGGGAAACAGCAGGAGAGGCATTAGAGGCTGAACTAATGGAGGTTTTTGCAGATATATATTGCGGAGAGTTCTGCGACTGCACATTGGGGGAAGGCTTCAGTGCTACTGCCAATTCAGGCAGAATATCCATAGATTCTTCCTCTTCAATGGGAATGATAGGGATGAGAGGAGTAAtgccatcatcataatcttccTCTTCTACATCCAAAGAGACAGAAGGGCTAAACACCCAAACATAACTCAACAATGTTAGCAACAAAACAAATGGAAGTTACCACAAGGCTTTCTCAACTAAGGGGTGACATTTTACCTAGGAGGAATGGCAGAAAGACGGGGATAAAGTGCTTCAAGCACCCTCATTTCTCTCAgtttctgattctctttctcCCTACTTTCTTCACCTGCTGCAACACGCCATTGAGATCTGACAACAACCTGTATTGAAAagtaaagaaatcaatatagaGATAAAATTATCAACAAACCAGTTGGAGatgatgtttaaaaaaatatatattcagtAAGGATAGTCACTTGCAAAAAGAAATTCTAACTTCTAAATAACATGTGACAGAATTACCAGAGGAGGGCATTCCCATTTTATCAGGGGAATGTTGGATAATTCAACCTTGGGTTGGTTTAGGAAATGACTGCTTTCAAACCCGGGGGGCAAATCATTAGGTTCGTTAATACTAGAATGTAACATTGATGATGTCTTTGCTTGAAGATGATCTTGTGATTTCTGACCAACTATTGAGGGGTAATCGTCAGACAAGAACAATTTTACCTGCCAAGTGACTAGTATtagttttacaaaagagggagTAAACTTCACAAATAGGTTGAAAGGAAGGAAGTTATAacactacataaaaaaaaatcactgtaTAAATAAGCAGTCACAGAAATACTCATGATGGAGCATCAAATATCTACAAACTAAGATAAGAAATTCTCTGCTAACAAGAAAATTTTTACATCGGCCTAGGATTTAGATCGACCATTATGAAGAGAACAAATTATGAGAACTAAAACCCCACCAaagcacaaaccacaaaataaataatactatcAGATGTTGCAACTAGCTAAGTAAACAGTTAGTTATTTTGGAATGTAAAAATGAGActgcaaaatgaaaaagaacTCTAATCAAACCActgaaaaataaagtaaaaacacCTAAATATAAGACATtctgattaaaatataaagttgcATAATCAAAACAGCAAACAGCAAGTCAAATTGTCAATTACTGAATTACAATAAACAAAaccatcaaatcaaatcaaacaaagtATAAGCCTCTAGGCTAAGAACAACTACTAAATATTAAAACCATTCaaatatcatcatcattatcttAAGCCTCTAAGGCTGGCCAGATGAAGCCATTGTGACTGaacagaaaacaaagaaaaaagacagACGTAGAACAGAACACAACAGAAGCCTTGCCGGAAGCTGCAGATCTCACTGGAAATAACAGGCCTCACCAGAAATTGTAGCTCTGCCACCAGAAAACTTGCAGGAAATAGCGGGcctcaccagaaattgaaaattAGAGGAAAGATTGGCTGACAAGAGGAACAGACACAAGGATTCAGGAAGAGAGGTTTAGGGCTCAAATGGAGAAAGGGCAGGAGTGATTCATGAAGAGGGAGAAACTAAAAATCATGGGTTTGAGAGGTCAAATTAAAGACCTGTGCAATTTAAATTTTACCCTttaaaaaaaccctaaaactcccCACCGGAAATTATAGCTCTACTACCAGAAAACTCACCACAAGTAGCAAGcctcaccagaaattgaaaaaTAGGGGCAAGGTTGGCTAACAAGAGGCACAGACACAAGGATCCATCATGAGAAATTTAGGGCCCAAAGGGAGAAAGGACGGGAGTGATTCACAAAGAGGGATAAAGTGAAAATCATGGGTTTGAGAGGTCAAATTAAGGACCtgcacaattttaaatttttacccTTTAAAAAATCCCTTAAACTCCCTACGAGAAATTGTAGGTTTGCTATCAGAAAACTTACCGGAAGTAGCAAGCCTCACCTGTAATTGAAAAATAGGCGCAAGGTTGGCTAAAAAGAGGCAAAGACACAAGGATTCACAAAGAGAGGTTTAGGGCTCGAAGGGAGAAACGGTGGGAGTGATTCACAGAGAGAAAAAGTGAAAATCATCGGTTTGAGAGGTCAAACTAAATATAAAGACCCATGCGACTTAACATTTTTACCCTTTAAAACGACATCGTTTCACATGTATTTTTGTGCTTCAAGTAAAAACAAAGGAAGCGGCTGCAGATTTAGATTTGGGCATGATTTTATGAAATTTCAGCCGCAATTTGCGATATGACAATCGCTACTCCCAGACACAACATGATGACGTCTTCAAGAGCAGGCGGTGCCTGCTCTGCTCCGTACCTCTGTGGTTACTAGCATTTGACAACTAtgcagtaaacaaaaaaattattctactAGGTGAGGTCCACCATATGAATTACACAATGTCATTGGGCAATTTG
This region includes:
- the LOC114381630 gene encoding zinc finger CCCH domain-containing protein 6-like isoform X2, producing the protein MLHSSINEPNDLPPGFESSHFLNQPKVELSNIPLIKWECPPLVVVRSQWRVAAGEESREKENQKLREMRVLEALYPRLSAIPPSPSVSLDVEEEDYDDGITPLIPIIPIEEEESMDILPELAVALKPSPNVQSQNSPQYISAKTSISSASNASPAVSHDPCVRPLAEADLAAASSVVATIIRSNEQGTLIDMDLLGKIFTDPKILEQLINEHRTAATTTSASSKTVDIPTSGQKPAIPSVLLSTSTPDVTASGTTPTSAVSSLPSGFWLKPSNPSVSLLNPTPCKTPTLSVPAIPSFSLLSSTHDQPVTASVPLSRPVSGKPVTPSVSLLTHTPALDMHRPVSKNFHVSSGMPPALNSQSQQETALASGPKRAASLASIPYSQLSSGPLPSAAGNLRATINQAQSAATTMPYKLSTCSSAFAVKDANYYKNLIRQHGADKQDIQDSHIGIRHSNFQDMKPVHNIKQGEVKHKIQKPCIYFKSPRGCRNGSNCPYQHDVSDQWGAGNVLGAQSAKRLKLGGEN
- the LOC114381630 gene encoding zinc finger CCCH domain-containing protein 6-like isoform X1 codes for the protein MKRARKSNRVSWATGENLCQVKLFLSDDYPSIVGQKSQDHLQAKTSSMLHSSINEPNDLPPGFESSHFLNQPKVELSNIPLIKWECPPLVVVRSQWRVAAGEESREKENQKLREMRVLEALYPRLSAIPPSPSVSLDVEEEDYDDGITPLIPIIPIEEEESMDILPELAVALKPSPNVQSQNSPQYISAKTSISSASNASPAVSHDPCVRPLAEADLAAASSVVATIIRSNEQGTLIDMDLLGKIFTDPKILEQLINEHRTAATTTSASSKTVDIPTSGQKPAIPSVLLSTSTPDVTASGTTPTSAVSSLPSGFWLKPSNPSVSLLNPTPCKTPTLSVPAIPSFSLLSSTHDQPVTASVPLSRPVSGKPVTPSVSLLTHTPALDMHRPVSKNFHVSSGMPPALNSQSQQETALASGPKRAASLASIPYSQLSSGPLPSAAGNLRATINQAQSAATTMPYKLSTCSSAFAVKDANYYKNLIRQHGADKQDIQDSHIGIRHSNFQDMKPVHNIKQGEVKHKIQKPCIYFKSPRGCRNGSNCPYQHDVSDQWGAGNVLGAQSAKRLKLGGEN